A portion of the Magnolia sinica isolate HGM2019 chromosome 17, MsV1, whole genome shotgun sequence genome contains these proteins:
- the LOC131231459 gene encoding uncharacterized protein LOC131231459 isoform X2 — protein MDNFCNNFSVEVTQLTKDEIEFDMIEIDASLANAFRMILITNLPTIAIEKVLVANNTSWSKMKSYPIENDSAISWCGSMIPNYTFGQQSLLFGGISTAGSAWSNS, from the exons ATGGATAATTTCTGCAATAATTTTAGCGTTGAAGTAACTCAACTTACAAAAGATGAGATTGAGTTTGATATGATCGAGATTGATGCTTCACTGGCCAATGCATTTAGGATGATCCTCATCACTAAT CTTCCTACAATAGCTATTGAAAAGGTCCTTGTTGCAAACAACACATCGTGGTCCAAGATGAAGTCCTATCCCATAG AAAATGACTCTGCAATATCTTGGTGTGGTTCAATGATCCCCAATTACACCTTTGGTCAACAG TCTTTGCTTTTTGGTGGAATATCTACAGCAGGTAGTGCATGGAGCAATTCCTAG
- the LOC131231459 gene encoding uncharacterized protein LOC131231459 isoform X1, producing MDNFCNNFSVEVTQLTKDEIEFDMIEIDASLANAFRMILITNLPTIAIEKVLVANNTSWSKMKSYPIENDSAISWCGSMIPNYTFGQQVLLQGLSSRDLICGRKKP from the exons ATGGATAATTTCTGCAATAATTTTAGCGTTGAAGTAACTCAACTTACAAAAGATGAGATTGAGTTTGATATGATCGAGATTGATGCTTCACTGGCCAATGCATTTAGGATGATCCTCATCACTAAT CTTCCTACAATAGCTATTGAAAAGGTCCTTGTTGCAAACAACACATCGTGGTCCAAGATGAAGTCCTATCCCATAG AAAATGACTCTGCAATATCTTGGTGTGGTTCAATGATCCCCAATTACACCTTTGGTCAACAG gTACTTCTTCAAGGTCTTTCTTCAAGGGATTTGATATGTGGAAGGAAGAAACCATAA
- the LOC131231459 gene encoding uncharacterized protein LOC131231459 isoform X3, with product MDNFCNNFSVEVTQLTKDEIEFDMIEIDASLANAFRMILITNLPTIAIEKVLVANNTSWSKMKSYPIENDSAISWCGSMIPNYTFGQQF from the exons ATGGATAATTTCTGCAATAATTTTAGCGTTGAAGTAACTCAACTTACAAAAGATGAGATTGAGTTTGATATGATCGAGATTGATGCTTCACTGGCCAATGCATTTAGGATGATCCTCATCACTAAT CTTCCTACAATAGCTATTGAAAAGGTCCTTGTTGCAAACAACACATCGTGGTCCAAGATGAAGTCCTATCCCATAG AAAATGACTCTGCAATATCTTGGTGTGGTTCAATGATCCCCAATTACACCTTTGGTCAACAG TTCTAA